The genomic DNA GCCGTCGCCGTGGGCGATCGTCGCCAGGCGCTGGACGTGCACGCCGAGCTGGCGGCTGAAAGCCTCCGTCTCGGCCTCGCAGAGCTGCGGGAAGCGTTCGGCGACGTGCACGACCGGGCAGTGGTGCTGGCACAGCTGCTCGCCCGCGGCCGCCGGCCGGACCGACGCCGCGTAGCCCTCGGCCGACAGCGTCCGCGCCAGCGTCTGGGTCGGGCTCTCCGAGCCCGGGGCGCCGTCGAGCTCGCGCCGGACGTGGTCCTCGAGCGAGGCGAACCGCGCCGAGGCGAAGGCGTCGACCGCCTCCGGCCCTGCCGTCCGGGCCAGGAACTCCAGCGCCTGGACCGCGAGGTCGTCGTAGCCGGCGCCGAAGCTGTCGCGCCCGGCGTCGGTGAGGACGAAGACGCGGGCGGGCCGGCCCCGGCCGCGCGAGCCGTAGACCCGCTGCTCCCGGGAGGTCAGGAGGCCCTGCTCGACCAGCCCGTCGAGGTGGCGGCGCACCCCGGCGGCGGTCAGCCCCAGGCGCTCGGAGAGCTCCGCGGCGGTGGAGGGGCCGTGCTCGAGGACCGAGCGGGCGACGCGCTGCCGCGTCGAGGCGTTCGGGTCGCCGACCGGCTGCTCGCCGGTCACCTGACCCGTCTCCTCCGCGGTTTTCACAAGGCCAGTGTGCTCTTATTCGATCGGTGATCAAGCAAGGCGAACCTAAGGCGGAGCCGCCCGACGCGTCCTGCTCGACGTCCGCTCGTTCCCCGACCCGAGACGCGTCGCGGGTCCTCGATCCCCACGGGGCGACGCCGGCCGGCTCCGGTCTCGGGTCGGCTTCTGAGCGCGACCACTGATCGAGGCTGATCGAGGCGTGGCCCTCAGGACAGGCCGAGGACGTCGGCGAGGTCGAAGCGGACGACCTCCTCGAGCTGGGCGTACGTGCACGAGCGCGGGTCGCGGTCGGGGCGCCAGCGGTTGAACTGCGCGGTGTGGCGGAACCGCGGGCCCTCCATGTGCTCGTAGCGGACCTCGACGACGAGGTCGGGGCGCAGCGGGGTGAAGGAGAGGTCCTTGCCGTTGTTCCAGCGGCTGTACTCGCTGTTGCGTGGCGTCCGCGTCCCCTCCTCCTGCTTGGCCCAGGCCCAGGGGTGCTCGTCGAACGTCGTGACCAGCGGCTGCAGCTCGGTGAAGAGCTCCTTGCGCCGCGCGGCCGGGAAGGCGCCGATGACGCCGACGTTGGCCAGCTGGCCCTCGTCGTCGTAGAGGCCGAGCAGCAGCGAGCCGATGCTGTCCGGACCGCTCTTGTGCACCCGGTAGCCGGCGACCACGCAGTCGGCCGTGCGCGCGTGCTTGATCTTGAACATCACCCGCTTGTCCGGGGAGTAGCGCAGCGCGTTCGGCTTGGCGACGACGCCGTCGAGCCCGGCGCCCTCGAACTGGGTGAACCACTCCTGCGCGACCGCGGGGTCCGTGGTGACCGGCGTCAGGTGCACGGGCGGCTGCGCGTCGGCGAGGGCCCGCTCAAGCGCAGCGCGGCGATCGGCGTACGGGCGAGCGGACCAGTCCTCGTCACCCCACGCCAGCAGGTCGAAGGCGACGAAGCTGGCCGGCGTCTCCTGCGACAGCTTCGTCACGCGGCTGACCGCCGGGTGGATGCGCTGCTGCAGGACCTCGAACTCCAGCCGCTCACCGCTCGCCGGGTCGACGACGACGATCTCGCCGTCGATCACCGCCCGCTCGGGAAAGCTCGCCAGGACGGCCTCGACGACCTCGGGGAAGTAGCGCGTCATCGGCTTGCCGTTGCGGCTGCCGATCTCGACCTCGTCCCCGTCGCGGAAGATCACCGACCGGAAGCCGTCCCACTTGGGCTCGTAGGTGAGGTCCCCGGTGGGGATCTCCTTGACCGACTTGGCCAGCATCGGCGCGACCGGCGGCATCACGGGCAGGTCCATCGGGCCATCCTGCCCGTCGGCACGCGGGCGGCTGTGACCCCTCCCTCACCAGGGCGGATGTGACGGTGGGCCGCCCTAGACTCGACCCGTGGCCAGCCCGACCGCGTGCGCGCTGGAGGTGCGCGACCTCACCGTGCGCCTCGGCGGCGCCGTGGTGCTCGACGCGCTGGCCCTGACCGCCCGGGCCGGGCACCTGACCGCCGTCCTCGGCCCGAACGGTGCCGGCAAGACCACCCTCCTGCGCTGCTGCACCGGCCTCGTCCGCCCCGACGCCG from Microlunatus sagamiharensis includes the following:
- a CDS encoding helix-turn-helix transcriptional regulator codes for the protein MTGEQPVGDPNASTRQRVARSVLEHGPSTAAELSERLGLTAAGVRRHLDGLVEQGLLTSREQRVYGSRGRGRPARVFVLTDAGRDSFGAGYDDLAVQALEFLARTAGPEAVDAFASARFASLEDHVRRELDGAPGSESPTQTLARTLSAEGYAASVRPAAAGEQLCQHHCPVVHVAERFPQLCEAETEAFSRQLGVHVQRLATIAHGDGVCTTHVPRIPPTSHPPGGTSPRTTDLNPRYAPDHEEHTR
- a CDS encoding ATP-dependent DNA ligase, producing the protein MDLPVMPPVAPMLAKSVKEIPTGDLTYEPKWDGFRSVIFRDGDEVEIGSRNGKPMTRYFPEVVEAVLASFPERAVIDGEIVVVDPASGERLEFEVLQQRIHPAVSRVTKLSQETPASFVAFDLLAWGDEDWSARPYADRRAALERALADAQPPVHLTPVTTDPAVAQEWFTQFEGAGLDGVVAKPNALRYSPDKRVMFKIKHARTADCVVAGYRVHKSGPDSIGSLLLGLYDDEGQLANVGVIGAFPAARRKELFTELQPLVTTFDEHPWAWAKQEEGTRTPRNSEYSRWNNGKDLSFTPLRPDLVVEVRYEHMEGPRFRHTAQFNRWRPDRDPRSCTYAQLEEVVRFDLADVLGLS